A window of Dehalobacter sp. contains these coding sequences:
- a CDS encoding stage III sporulation protein AB, translating to DDWLVISGISQGLGRSDRNEQHKQLELVQRHLAGVDEKARQQAESRAKMWSYLGFLGGIAVVIMIM from the coding sequence GACGATTGGCTGGTGATCAGCGGAATCAGTCAGGGATTGGGCAGGTCGGACCGGAATGAACAGCATAAACAGCTCGAACTTGTTCAGCGGCATTTGGCAGGCGTAGACGAAAAGGCCAGGCAGCAGGCAGAAAGCAGGGCAAAGATGTGGTCTTACCTCGGTTTCCTGGGCGGAATTGCGGTTGTCATTATGATCATGTGA
- the spoIIIAC gene encoding stage III sporulation protein AC — protein MSIDLILKVAGIGLLVGICAIILNEAGKKEQAQMVTIAGVVVVLYLVIQGISDLFVLVKSVFNLY, from the coding sequence ATGAGTATTGACCTCATTTTGAAGGTAGCAGGTATTGGTCTATTGGTGGGCATTTGTGCAATTATCCTGAATGAGGCCGGTAAGAAAGAGCAGGCCCAGATGGTTACCATTGCCGGGGTTGTTGTCGTGTTGTATCTGGTCATCCAGGGAATCTCCGATCTGTTTGTTCTGGTGAAAAGCGTATTTAATCTATACTAG
- the spoIIIAD gene encoding stage III sporulation protein AD, with amino-acid sequence MEIAQVIGLAIIVTVLGAVLKQIKPEIAIQLSILAGVTIFLLIMDKIRLVVDLLQKLAEQADISSYYLFIVLKIVGVAYLAELGGQICRDAGENALATKVEIAAKVFVVILAIPIIAAIMESMMKLLA; translated from the coding sequence ATGGAAATAGCACAAGTGATTGGACTCGCCATCATTGTCACGGTTCTCGGAGCTGTTCTGAAACAAATTAAACCTGAGATTGCAATTCAGCTAAGCATTCTGGCAGGGGTAACCATATTTCTGCTGATCATGGACAAAATCAGACTGGTGGTTGATCTGCTGCAGAAACTGGCTGAGCAGGCAGACATCAGTTCCTACTACTTGTTCATTGTTCTTAAAATCGTGGGAGTAGCCTATTTGGCGGAATTGGGAGGCCAAATCTGCCGGGATGCCGGAGAGAATGCACTGGCCACAAAAGTTGAAATTGCAGCCAAAGTATTCGTGGTCATTTTGGCTATCCCAATCATTGCAGCGATCATGGAATCCATGATGAAGCTGCTGGCGT